The Lewinellaceae bacterium genome has a segment encoding these proteins:
- a CDS encoding NAD(P) transhydrogenase subunit alpha, with product MDTFYQFFNTNLILLYLLIFTIILGFEVISKVPTVLHTPLMSGANAISGVVIIGAILLVRQADPTDYFSLGLGFFGVVLGMINVMGGFVVTDRMLEMFKKKKK from the coding sequence ATGGATACGTTTTATCAGTTTTTTAATACAAACCTCATCCTGCTCTATCTGTTGATCTTCACGATCATCCTCGGATTTGAGGTTATCTCCAAAGTACCTACGGTTCTTCATACGCCTCTGATGTCAGGAGCAAATGCCATTAGCGGAGTGGTTATCATAGGAGCAATTCTGCTGGTCAGACAGGCAGATCCCACTGACTATTTCTCGCTTGGATTGGGCTTTTTCGGAGTCGTCCTCGGAATGATTAATGTTATGGGTGGTTTTGTGGTAACGGACAGAATGCTGGAGATGTTTAAAAAGAAGAAAAAATAA